In one window of Henckelia pumila isolate YLH828 chromosome 1, ASM3356847v2, whole genome shotgun sequence DNA:
- the LOC140875800 gene encoding uncharacterized protein isoform X1: protein MACCQFPYQVHSVWKTFYGCGKKKSSLCQRVCENLFPLRYHRRYYRSSVTLFKKDFSKVFRGPNQVFSSGISTSVETAQTLGQTVPIDSAIHKDESASISASNGRVMLIDGTSIIYRAYYKLIARLHHGHLSHADGNGDWVLTIFSALSLIFDVLELIPSHVAVVFDHDGVPYGHGSVSSKQSLYAKGMNFRHTLYPAYKNNRPPTPDTIVQGLQYLKASIKSMSIKVIEVPGVEADDVIGTLAVRSIDAGFKVRVVSPDKDFFQILSPSLRLLRIAPRGFEMSSFGMEDFARKYGSLKPSQFVDVISLVGDKSDNIPGVQGIGNVHAVQLITKFGSLENLLYCVEQVDEERIKKALISNAEQAILSKNLAMLRSDLPIYMVPFTTKDLSFIQPEDNGEKFTSLLKAIGAYAEGFSADSIIRRALYLWKKLGSQ, encoded by the exons ATGGCATGCTGTCAGTTTCCATACCAAGTTCATTCAGTTTGGAAAACATTTTATGGGTgtgggaagaagaagagttCATTGTGTCAAAGGGTTTGTGAAAATTTGTTCCCTTTGAGATACCATAGAAGATATTATCGCTCTTCTGTTACTCTGTTTAAAAAG GATTTCTCTAAAGTTTTTCGTGGCCCAAATCAAGTTTTTTCCAGTGGTATCAGCACATCTGTTGAAACTGCACAAACTCTTGGCCAAACTGTACCTATTGATTCTGCCATACATAAAGATGAATCAGCCAGCATCAGTGCATCAAATGGCAGGGTGATGCTTATCGACGGGACATCAATCATTTATAGAGCATATTACAAGCTTATTG CAAGGTTGCACCATGGTCATCTTTCGCATGCTGATGGTAATGGAGATTGGGTCCTAACTATTTTCAGTGCCTTATCTctt ATATTTGATGTCCTAGAGTTAATCCCTTCACATGTGGCG GTGGTGTTTGACCATGATG GAGTTCCATACGGTCATGGTTCTGTTTCATCAAAACAAAGTTTATATGCAAAAG GCATGAATTTTCGTCACACCCTATACCCCGCTTACAAAAATAATAGGCCTCCCACCCCAGATACTATTGTTCAGGGACTTCAGTACCTCAAAGCGTCTATCAAGTCCATGTCCATTAAAGTGATCGAG GTCCCCGGCGTTGAAGCGGATGATGTAATTGGGACCCTGGCTGTTAGAAGCATCGATGCTGGGTTCAAG GTACGAGTGGTCTCCCCTGATAAAGATTTTTTCCAGATTCTCTCTCCTTCATTGCGTCTGTTGCGGATAGCTCCTCGTGGATTTGA GATGTCCTCGTTTGGGATGGAAGATTTCGCTAGAAAATATGGGAGTTTGAAGCCATCACAATTTGTTGATGTAATCTCACTTGTAGGAGACAAATCTGATAATATACCAG GTGTTCAAGGAATTGGAAATGTCCATGCTGTTCAATTAATCACGAAATTTG GTTCTCTGGAAAATTTATTGTACTGTGTTGAGCAAGTTGACGAGGAGCGAATCAAGAAG GCATTGATTTCAAATGCTGAGCAGGCTATTCTGAGCAAGAATCTT GCCATGCTACGTTCTGATCTTCCAATCTACATGGTTCCATTTACAACCAAAGATCTGAGTTTTATTCAACCAGAG GATAACGGGGAGAAATTCACCAGCCTCCTAAAAGCGATTGGTGCTTACGCAGAAGGATTTTCTGCAGACTCGATTATCAGAAGGGCCTTGTATTTGTGGAAGAAACTTGGAAGTCAATGA
- the LOC140875800 gene encoding uncharacterized protein isoform X2, with protein MACCQFPYQVHSVWKTFYGCGKKKSSLCQRVCENLFPLRYHRRYYRSSVTLFKKDFSKVFRGPNQVFSSGISTSVETAQTLGQTVPIDSAIHKDESASISASNGRVMLIDGTSIIYRAYYKLIARLHHGHLSHADGNGDWVLTIFSALSLIFDVLELIPSHVAVVFDHDGMNFRHTLYPAYKNNRPPTPDTIVQGLQYLKASIKSMSIKVIEVPGVEADDVIGTLAVRSIDAGFKVRVVSPDKDFFQILSPSLRLLRIAPRGFEMSSFGMEDFARKYGSLKPSQFVDVISLVGDKSDNIPGVQGIGNVHAVQLITKFGSLENLLYCVEQVDEERIKKALISNAEQAILSKNLAMLRSDLPIYMVPFTTKDLSFIQPEDNGEKFTSLLKAIGAYAEGFSADSIIRRALYLWKKLGSQ; from the exons ATGGCATGCTGTCAGTTTCCATACCAAGTTCATTCAGTTTGGAAAACATTTTATGGGTgtgggaagaagaagagttCATTGTGTCAAAGGGTTTGTGAAAATTTGTTCCCTTTGAGATACCATAGAAGATATTATCGCTCTTCTGTTACTCTGTTTAAAAAG GATTTCTCTAAAGTTTTTCGTGGCCCAAATCAAGTTTTTTCCAGTGGTATCAGCACATCTGTTGAAACTGCACAAACTCTTGGCCAAACTGTACCTATTGATTCTGCCATACATAAAGATGAATCAGCCAGCATCAGTGCATCAAATGGCAGGGTGATGCTTATCGACGGGACATCAATCATTTATAGAGCATATTACAAGCTTATTG CAAGGTTGCACCATGGTCATCTTTCGCATGCTGATGGTAATGGAGATTGGGTCCTAACTATTTTCAGTGCCTTATCTctt ATATTTGATGTCCTAGAGTTAATCCCTTCACATGTGGCG GTGGTGTTTGACCATGATG GCATGAATTTTCGTCACACCCTATACCCCGCTTACAAAAATAATAGGCCTCCCACCCCAGATACTATTGTTCAGGGACTTCAGTACCTCAAAGCGTCTATCAAGTCCATGTCCATTAAAGTGATCGAG GTCCCCGGCGTTGAAGCGGATGATGTAATTGGGACCCTGGCTGTTAGAAGCATCGATGCTGGGTTCAAG GTACGAGTGGTCTCCCCTGATAAAGATTTTTTCCAGATTCTCTCTCCTTCATTGCGTCTGTTGCGGATAGCTCCTCGTGGATTTGA GATGTCCTCGTTTGGGATGGAAGATTTCGCTAGAAAATATGGGAGTTTGAAGCCATCACAATTTGTTGATGTAATCTCACTTGTAGGAGACAAATCTGATAATATACCAG GTGTTCAAGGAATTGGAAATGTCCATGCTGTTCAATTAATCACGAAATTTG GTTCTCTGGAAAATTTATTGTACTGTGTTGAGCAAGTTGACGAGGAGCGAATCAAGAAG GCATTGATTTCAAATGCTGAGCAGGCTATTCTGAGCAAGAATCTT GCCATGCTACGTTCTGATCTTCCAATCTACATGGTTCCATTTACAACCAAAGATCTGAGTTTTATTCAACCAGAG GATAACGGGGAGAAATTCACCAGCCTCCTAAAAGCGATTGGTGCTTACGCAGAAGGATTTTCTGCAGACTCGATTATCAGAAGGGCCTTGTATTTGTGGAAGAAACTTGGAAGTCAATGA
- the LOC140874838 gene encoding signal recognition particle 14 kDa protein: MASSQARLQPDPFLNELTSMFERTKEKGSVWVTMKYSSGKSKLIRNKMNTSGENLEYKCLIRASNGKKTISTMVGPKDHLRFQSSYATILKARITALKKRERKEKRKAADIDKKPESKKQSTVAKAS, from the exons ATGGCTTCATCTCAg GCACGATTACAACCCGATCCGTTCCTAAATGAACTTACCAGCATGTTTGAGCGAACTAAAGAGAAGGGATCTGTGTGGGTTACAATGAAATACT CTTCCGGCAAATCCAAGCTTATTAGGAATAAGATGAATACGTCTGGTGAAAATCTTGAATATAAGTGCCTTATTCGAGCAAGTAATGGAAAGAAGACCATTtccactatg GTGGGTCCAAAAGATCACCTACGTTTTCAGTCGAGTTATGCAACTATTTTGAAAGCTCGAATTACTGCTTTGAAGAAGAGGGAAAGGAAGGAAAAGAGGAAGGCGGCAGATATTGATAAAAAACCGGAATCAAagaaacaatcaactgttgctaAAGCCTCGTAG